A window of Blastomonas sp. SL216 contains these coding sequences:
- a CDS encoding PQQ-dependent dehydrogenase, methanol/ethanol family — translation MRLKAALGAALALLAAACSGETADKATNTTGIDGARIIKADGSEWLSYGRTYDEQRFSPLDQINTGNVGELGLAWSADLDTARGQEATPLVIDGKIYVTTAWSKVKAYDATTGKPLWDYDPKVPGETGVKACCDVVNRGLAAWGNMLFLGTLDGRLIALDRGTGREIWSKVTVDQDKSYTITGAPRVIDGMVIIGNGGAEFGVRGYVAAYDAATGKQLWKFYTVPDRPGANEAEHLKAAETSWKGEYWNIGGGGTVWDAMAYDPELGLLYVGVGNGSPWNQAYRSPGGGDNLYLSSIVAIKVKTGEYAWHYQTTPGETWDYTATQHIMLADLDIGGKTRKVLMQAPKNGFFYVIDRATGEFISANNFVPVNWATGVDPKTGRPIENPAARVDKTGKPFIVSPGPLGAHNWHPMAYDAKQKLVFIPAQITSYPYIPAAGWKPSKLGFNVGMDTASNAMPADNAVREAAKKATKGVLIAWDPVAQKERWRVTLGGPWNGGVLATAGGLVFQGNAMGNFVAYDSGTGKNLWSFEAQTGVVAAPMTYSVDGQQYVAVLAGWGGAWPITAGVLSDMSGPVRNISRLLVFKLGGKAKLPAMPAADDLPLDPPGLTAAADVVQGGAVLYGRYCTVCHGDAAVQASARGGIIPDLRYSGTLASAENWQMIVHDGALKDNGMVSFATVMTKPQIDSIRHYVIARANEDAKLAGGPKPKKVAMK, via the coding sequence ATGAGGCTGAAAGCGGCTCTGGGGGCGGCGCTGGCATTGCTGGCTGCAGCATGTTCGGGCGAAACGGCGGACAAGGCGACCAATACGACCGGCATCGATGGCGCAAGGATCATCAAGGCTGATGGCAGCGAATGGCTGAGCTATGGCCGCACCTATGACGAGCAGCGCTTCAGCCCGCTCGATCAGATCAACACCGGCAATGTCGGCGAGCTGGGCCTGGCCTGGTCGGCGGACCTCGATACCGCGCGCGGCCAGGAGGCAACGCCGCTGGTGATCGACGGCAAGATCTATGTCACCACCGCCTGGTCCAAGGTGAAGGCCTATGATGCCACCACCGGCAAGCCGCTATGGGATTATGATCCCAAGGTGCCGGGCGAGACCGGGGTCAAGGCATGCTGCGACGTCGTCAACCGGGGCCTCGCCGCCTGGGGGAACATGCTGTTCCTCGGCACGCTCGATGGCCGCCTGATCGCGCTCGATCGCGGCACCGGCCGCGAGATCTGGAGCAAGGTGACGGTCGATCAGGACAAGTCGTACACCATCACCGGCGCGCCGCGCGTGATCGACGGCATGGTGATCATCGGCAATGGCGGTGCGGAATTCGGCGTGCGTGGTTATGTCGCGGCCTATGATGCGGCGACTGGCAAGCAGCTTTGGAAATTCTACACCGTGCCCGATCGGCCCGGCGCGAACGAGGCCGAGCATCTGAAGGCTGCCGAGACGAGCTGGAAGGGCGAATACTGGAATATCGGCGGCGGCGGCACCGTCTGGGACGCGATGGCCTATGATCCCGAGCTTGGCCTGCTCTATGTCGGGGTCGGCAACGGATCGCCCTGGAACCAGGCCTATCGCAGCCCCGGCGGCGGCGACAATCTGTACCTGTCCTCGATCGTCGCGATCAAGGTGAAGACCGGCGAATATGCCTGGCACTACCAGACCACGCCCGGCGAGACCTGGGACTATACCGCGACCCAGCACATCATGCTGGCCGATCTCGACATCGGCGGAAAGACCCGCAAGGTGCTGATGCAGGCGCCGAAGAACGGCTTTTTCTACGTGATCGACCGCGCGACCGGCGAGTTCATCTCCGCCAACAATTTCGTGCCGGTCAACTGGGCGACCGGGGTCGACCCGAAGACGGGCCGTCCGATCGAGAACCCGGCCGCGCGCGTCGACAAGACGGGCAAGCCCTTCATCGTCTCACCCGGACCGCTGGGCGCGCATAACTGGCACCCGATGGCCTATGACGCCAAGCAGAAGCTGGTGTTCATCCCCGCGCAGATTACCAGCTATCCCTATATCCCGGCAGCAGGCTGGAAGCCCTCCAAGCTGGGCTTCAACGTCGGCATGGACACCGCGTCCAACGCCATGCCCGCCGACAATGCGGTGCGCGAGGCGGCGAAAAAGGCGACCAAGGGCGTGCTGATCGCCTGGGACCCGGTCGCGCAGAAGGAGCGCTGGCGGGTCACATTGGGCGGTCCGTGGAATGGCGGCGTGCTCGCCACTGCGGGCGGTCTGGTGTTCCAGGGCAATGCGATGGGCAATTTCGTCGCCTATGATTCAGGCACCGGCAAGAACCTGTGGAGCTTCGAGGCACAGACCGGCGTCGTCGCCGCACCGATGACCTATAGCGTCGATGGCCAGCAATATGTCGCGGTGCTCGCCGGATGGGGCGGTGCCTGGCCGATCACCGCTGGCGTGCTGAGCGACATGTCGGGCCCGGTGCGCAACATCTCGCGCCTGCTGGTGTTCAAGCTGGGCGGCAAGGCGAAGCTGCCTGCGATGCCGGCCGCAGATGACCTGCCGCTCGATCCGCCGGGCCTGACAGCGGCTGCCGATGTCGTTCAGGGCGGCGCGGTGCTCTATGGCCGCTATTGCACGGTGTGCCATGGCGATGCGGCGGTGCAGGCTTCGGCGCGCGGCGGCATCATCCCCGATCTGCGCTATTCGGGCACGCTTGCCAGCGCTGAAAACTGGCAGATGATCGTCCATGACGGCGCATTGAAGGACAATGGCATGGTCAGCTTCGCCACGGTGATGACCAAGCCGCAGATCGACAGCATCCGCCATTATGTCATCGCCCGCGCCAATGAGGACGCGAAACTGGCAGGCGGCCCCAAGCCGAAAAAGGTGGCGATGAAATAG
- a CDS encoding glutathione S-transferase family protein, giving the protein MTITITAIARSPDRGEGLARDMPVRWALEEAGLPYAVRLVPFAAMKQPAHLALNPFGQIPTYEEGNVALFESGAIVLHIAQRHGGLLPDDMAARARAITWMFAALTTVEPPIFDLDMLGHTDGDRPWYRDRLAILQDRVRNRLGVLTQRLGVSDWLEGDFNAGDLMMVAALRRLKGSGIEDEFPVLAAYVARGEARPAFVRAFEAQRAAFIASNGANAPL; this is encoded by the coding sequence ATGACGATCACGATCACTGCCATCGCCAGATCTCCCGATCGGGGTGAGGGGCTGGCGCGCGACATGCCGGTGCGCTGGGCGCTTGAGGAGGCGGGGCTGCCCTATGCCGTGCGGCTGGTCCCGTTCGCCGCAATGAAGCAGCCCGCGCACCTTGCGCTCAATCCCTTCGGGCAGATCCCGACCTATGAGGAAGGCAATGTCGCGCTGTTCGAATCGGGGGCGATCGTGCTGCACATTGCACAGCGGCATGGCGGCCTGCTGCCTGATGACATGGCCGCCCGTGCGCGGGCGATCACCTGGATGTTTGCCGCGCTGACAACCGTCGAACCGCCGATCTTCGATCTCGACATGCTCGGCCATACCGACGGCGACAGGCCCTGGTATCGTGATCGGCTGGCAATCCTGCAGGACCGTGTCCGCAACAGGCTCGGCGTGCTGACTCAGAGGCTCGGCGTATCGGACTGGCTGGAGGGAGACTTCAACGCGGGCGACCTGATGATGGTCGCGGCGCTGCGCCGTCTCAAGGGTTCGGGAATCGAGGACGAGTTTCCGGTTCTAGCGGCCTATGTCGCGCGCGGGGAGGCACGGCCTGCCTTTGTCCGCGCGTTCGAGGCACAGCGCGCAGCGTTCATCGCCAGCAACGGGGCGAATGCGCCATTGTAA
- a CDS encoding Bax inhibitor-1/YccA family protein — MADRFDPRATDRLRAGSINAQTGVPSAAFDAGLRSYMLSIYNYMTSGILLTGVVALLFAQSGMAADIMFGPGLLKYVIIFSPLAIIFAMSLGMNRFSTPALQAMFWGFATLMGLSMSTIFLVYTGESIALAFFSTAAAFAGLSLFGYTTKKDLTGWGSFLIMGVVGLIVASILNIFLKSSVMGLVISYAAVLIFAGLTAYDTQKLKSMYAHVAGTDMMGKVVIMGALSLYLDFINMFQALLSIMGSRD; from the coding sequence ATGGCTGACCGTTTTGATCCTCGTGCGACAGACAGACTGCGCGCCGGCTCGATCAATGCGCAGACCGGTGTGCCGAGCGCTGCCTTTGACGCAGGCCTGCGTTCCTACATGCTGTCCATCTACAACTACATGACCAGCGGCATCCTGCTGACCGGTGTCGTTGCGCTGCTGTTTGCCCAGTCGGGCATGGCTGCCGACATCATGTTCGGTCCGGGTCTGCTGAAATATGTCATCATCTTCTCGCCGCTCGCGATCATCTTCGCGATGAGCCTGGGGATGAACCGCTTCTCCACGCCCGCGCTGCAGGCGATGTTCTGGGGATTTGCGACGCTGATGGGCCTCAGCATGTCGACGATCTTCCTCGTGTACACGGGTGAAAGCATCGCGCTGGCGTTCTTCTCGACCGCCGCTGCCTTCGCTGGCCTCAGCCTGTTCGGCTATACCACCAAGAAGGACCTGACCGGTTGGGGCAGCTTCCTGATCATGGGTGTGGTCGGCCTGATTGTGGCGAGCATCCTCAACATCTTCCTTAAGTCGTCGGTCATGGGCCTGGTGATCAGCTATGCCGCGGTCCTGATCTTTGCCGGCCTGACCGCCTATGACACGCAGAAGCTCAAGAGCATGTATGCGCATGTCGCAGGCACCGACATGATGGGCAAGGTCGTGATCATGGGTGCGCTCAGCCTGTATCTCGATTTCATCAATATGTTCCAGGCGCTGCTGAGCATCATGGGCAGTCGCGACTGA
- the thpR gene encoding RNA 2',3'-cyclic phosphodiesterase: MRLFFALVPPPPIRALLLARMQGLLSARWQSEAQLHVTLRFVGETDRHGAEALMLALRAERFARPEAHLDGFGAFDRRDRVDQLWAGLAPRTPLATLHARLDRLCVRCGSEPEARKYVPHITLARFARSTAPDSSQVAAWMAAQPPLPGDMFVFEELLLMQSHTGHGGSVYETIARVPMRG, translated from the coding sequence ATGAGACTGTTCTTCGCGCTTGTACCGCCCCCGCCGATCCGCGCGCTTCTGCTGGCGCGGATGCAGGGGCTTTTGTCGGCGCGCTGGCAGAGCGAAGCGCAGCTGCACGTGACGCTGCGCTTCGTCGGTGAGACCGACCGGCACGGGGCGGAAGCGCTGATGCTGGCACTGCGTGCGGAACGGTTCGCGCGCCCGGAGGCGCATCTCGACGGCTTTGGCGCCTTCGACCGGCGCGACCGTGTCGACCAGCTCTGGGCGGGACTGGCACCGCGGACGCCACTGGCTACGCTGCACGCCCGGCTGGACCGGCTGTGCGTACGGTGTGGATCAGAGCCCGAGGCGCGCAAATATGTGCCGCACATCACGCTCGCCCGCTTTGCCCGCAGCACCGCGCCCGATTCCAGCCAGGTCGCCGCCTGGATGGCCGCGCAGCCGCCGCTGCCCGGCGACATGTTCGTGTTCGAGGAGTTGCTGTTGATGCAGAGCCATACCGGGCATGGCGGCAGCGTCTATGAGACGATAGCGCGCGTCCCGATGCGCGGCTGA
- a CDS encoding acyl-CoA thioesterase — MTTFCLPFTARPEHIDELGHVNNAVWVQWLQELSVAHWNAAADPIHVAAYFWVIVRHEIDYRGNIGLGETAIGRTWVPGTPKGARFARHAAFTDARGRDIVSAVSTWAMLDKATGRPARVTADIVAAFQP, encoded by the coding sequence ATGACCACCTTCTGTCTCCCCTTCACCGCCCGGCCCGAGCACATTGACGAGCTGGGCCATGTCAACAATGCCGTCTGGGTCCAGTGGCTGCAGGAGCTGTCGGTGGCGCACTGGAATGCCGCCGCCGACCCCATCCATGTGGCGGCCTATTTCTGGGTGATCGTGCGGCACGAGATCGACTATCGCGGCAATATCGGCCTGGGTGAAACCGCGATCGGCAGGACCTGGGTTCCGGGCACCCCCAAAGGCGCGCGCTTTGCCCGCCATGCCGCGTTCACCGATGCCAGAGGCCGCGATATCGTCAGCGCCGTGTCGACCTGGGCGATGCTCGACAAGGCAACCGGCCGCCCTGCGCGCGTCACCGCCGATATCGTCGCCGCTTTCCAGCCCTGA
- the clpA gene encoding ATP-dependent Clp protease ATP-binding subunit ClpA: MPSFAESLEKTLHQALHNAADRRHEYATLEHLLLALIDDADAAQVMQACGVDLGELGDAVTHYLDNELDSLKVAEKTDPAPTSGFQRVVQRAILHVQSSGKDVVTGANVLVALFSERESYAVYFLQQQDMSRLDAVSYISHGIGKGGQPAEQRTPRGAEEPQEDKQDAAAKQKKDSALDQFTVNLNARAQAGKIDPLIGRGPEVDRTIQILCRRSKNNPLYVGDPGVGKTAIAEGLARKIVEGDVPEVLEKAVIYSLDMGALLAGTRYRGDFEERLKQVVSELEKMPHAVLFIDEIHTVIGAGATSGGAMDASNLLKPALSSGSIRCIGSTTYKEFRNHFEKDRALLRRFQKIDVNEPTIEDTIKILKGLRTAFEDHHKVKYTPDAIKTAVELSARYINDRKLPDKAIDVIDEVGAMQMLVPPAKRRKIITAREIESVIATMARIPPKSVSKDDKRVLEHLDRDLKRVVFGQNKAIEVLSSAIKLSRAGLRDPDKPIGNYLFSGPTGVGKTEVARQLANIMGIPLQRFDMSEYMERHSVSRLIGAPPGYVGYDQGGLLTDAIDQQPHCVLLLDEIEKAHPDLFNILLQVMDNGKLTDHHGKTVDFRNVVLIMTTNAGAADMAREGIGFGDVSREDASDEAVKKMFTPEFRNRLDAIVPFGYLGTEVVARVVDKFILQLELQLADQNVHIRLDQEARDWLSERGYDRLYGARPMARLIQEKIKQPLAEELLFGKLVQGGEVNVHMKDGNMAFEIVPAPPKAGKPKKARGSAKKASDTNAD; encoded by the coding sequence ATGCCGTCCTTTGCCGAATCGCTTGAAAAGACGCTGCACCAGGCGCTGCACAATGCCGCCGACCGCCGTCACGAATATGCCACGCTGGAACATCTGCTGCTCGCGCTCATCGACGATGCCGACGCAGCGCAGGTGATGCAGGCCTGCGGCGTGGACCTGGGCGAGCTGGGCGATGCCGTCACCCATTATCTCGACAACGAGCTGGATTCGCTCAAGGTCGCCGAAAAGACCGACCCTGCGCCGACATCCGGCTTCCAGCGCGTCGTCCAGCGCGCGATCCTGCATGTCCAGTCTTCGGGCAAGGATGTGGTGACCGGCGCCAACGTGCTGGTCGCGCTGTTCTCCGAGCGGGAGAGCTATGCCGTCTATTTCCTGCAGCAGCAGGACATGAGCCGTCTGGATGCGGTGAGCTATATCAGCCATGGCATCGGCAAGGGCGGCCAGCCCGCCGAGCAGCGCACCCCGCGCGGTGCGGAAGAGCCGCAGGAAGACAAGCAGGACGCCGCCGCCAAGCAGAAGAAGGACAGTGCGCTCGACCAGTTCACGGTCAACCTCAATGCGCGCGCACAGGCCGGCAAGATCGATCCGCTGATCGGCCGCGGCCCTGAAGTCGACCGCACGATCCAGATCCTGTGCCGCCGTTCGAAGAACAACCCCCTTTATGTGGGCGATCCCGGCGTCGGCAAGACCGCGATCGCCGAAGGTCTTGCACGCAAGATCGTCGAGGGCGACGTGCCCGAGGTGCTGGAAAAGGCGGTCATCTACTCGCTCGACATGGGCGCGCTGCTTGCCGGCACGCGCTATCGCGGCGATTTCGAGGAGCGGCTGAAGCAGGTCGTTTCGGAACTTGAAAAGATGCCGCATGCAGTGCTGTTCATCGACGAGATCCACACCGTGATCGGCGCTGGCGCGACCAGCGGCGGCGCGATGGATGCGTCGAACCTGCTGAAGCCCGCTCTGTCCAGCGGCTCGATCCGCTGCATCGGATCGACCACCTACAAGGAGTTCCGCAACCACTTCGAAAAGGATCGCGCGCTGCTGCGCCGGTTCCAGAAGATCGATGTGAACGAGCCGACGATCGAGGACACGATCAAGATCCTGAAGGGTCTGCGCACCGCGTTCGAGGATCATCACAAGGTCAAGTACACCCCCGATGCGATCAAGACCGCGGTCGAGCTTTCGGCGCGCTACATCAACGACCGCAAGCTGCCCGACAAGGCGATCGACGTGATCGACGAGGTCGGCGCGATGCAGATGCTGGTGCCGCCCGCCAAGCGGCGCAAGATCATCACCGCACGCGAGATCGAAAGCGTGATCGCGACAATGGCGCGCATCCCGCCCAAATCGGTGTCGAAGGACGACAAGCGGGTGCTCGAGCATCTCGATCGCGACCTGAAGCGCGTCGTGTTCGGCCAGAACAAGGCGATCGAGGTGCTGTCCAGCGCGATCAAGCTCAGCCGTGCAGGGCTGCGCGATCCGGACAAGCCGATCGGCAACTATCTGTTCTCCGGCCCCACCGGCGTCGGCAAGACCGAAGTGGCGCGGCAGCTTGCCAACATCATGGGCATTCCGCTGCAACGCTTCGACATGTCCGAATATATGGAGCGGCACTCGGTCAGCCGACTGATTGGCGCGCCTCCGGGCTATGTCGGCTATGACCAGGGTGGCCTGCTCACCGATGCGATCGATCAGCAGCCGCATTGCGTCCTGCTGCTCGACGAGATCGAGAAGGCGCATCCCGACCTGTTCAACATCCTGTTGCAGGTGATGGACAATGGCAAGCTGACCGACCACCACGGCAAGACCGTCGATTTCCGCAATGTCGTGCTGATCATGACGACCAATGCGGGTGCGGCGGACATGGCCCGCGAGGGCATCGGCTTTGGCGATGTCAGCCGCGAGGATGCGTCGGACGAGGCGGTGAAGAAGATGTTCACCCCCGAGTTCCGCAACCGTCTCGATGCCATCGTGCCGTTCGGCTATCTGGGAACCGAGGTTGTCGCCCGCGTGGTCGACAAGTTCATCCTGCAGCTCGAACTGCAGCTGGCCGACCAGAACGTGCATATCCGGCTCGACCAAGAAGCGCGCGACTGGCTGTCCGAACGCGGCTATGACCGGCTCTATGGTGCCCGCCCGATGGCGCGGCTCATCCAGGAGAAGATCAAGCAGCCGCTGGCGGAAGAGCTGCTGTTCGGCAAGCTGGTGCAGGGCGGCGAGGTCAACGTCCATATGAAGGACGGCAACATGGCCTTCGAAATCGTCCCCGCGCCGCCCAAGGCCGGCAAGCCCAAAAAGGCGCGCGGTTCGGCCAAGAAGGCCAGCGATACCAACGCGGATTGA
- a CDS encoding DUF1192 family protein, with the protein MEPDESLARLRADAAQKLGSEDIDAYSLDELDTRIALCRAEIGRCEARKAFAAKHRLSAEALFRKS; encoded by the coding sequence ATGGAGCCTGACGAAAGCCTCGCGCGCCTGCGTGCCGATGCTGCCCAGAAACTGGGCAGCGAGGATATCGATGCCTATTCGCTGGACGAACTGGACACGCGCATCGCGCTGTGCCGCGCGGAAATCGGCCGGTGCGAGGCGCGCAAGGCCTTTGCCGCCAAGCATCGGCTGAGCGCCGAAGCGCTGTTTCGCAAGAGTTGA
- a CDS encoding NAD(P)H-quinone oxidoreductase → MTTLEMATVIPATMQAVDYAEPGGPEVLVANETQVPVPAAGELLIRVAAAGVNRPDVIQRQGFYPPPPGAPHIPGLEIAGTVVAAGPDTDDALIGQPVCALVAGGGYAEYCVARADHCLVVPSGISMAEAAALPETLFTVWHNLFQRAYARDGETVLVHGGTSGIGTMAIKLGNLFGLKVIVTCGSDDKCAAALEIGAAHAINYKAHDFVEEVQRLTDGRGVEIVLDMVGGSYLPRNMACLADDGRNVTIAVQGGMKAEISVLEIMRRRLTLTGSTLRPRSNGFKALLADEIAREVWPLVATGELSPLIHSRYPLTEAAKAHAQMESGDLVGKIVLEIGQ, encoded by the coding sequence ATGACGACCCTGGAAATGGCGACAGTAATTCCTGCCACCATGCAGGCAGTTGATTATGCGGAGCCAGGCGGGCCGGAAGTACTTGTTGCCAACGAAACCCAAGTGCCGGTGCCGGCAGCTGGCGAGCTATTGATCCGCGTGGCAGCAGCAGGCGTCAACCGGCCCGATGTGATCCAGCGCCAGGGCTTTTATCCTCCGCCGCCGGGCGCGCCGCACATTCCTGGACTGGAAATAGCCGGCACCGTTGTGGCCGCAGGGCCCGATACCGACGATGCGCTGATTGGCCAGCCGGTCTGCGCGCTGGTCGCAGGCGGCGGCTATGCCGAATATTGCGTCGCACGCGCCGACCACTGCCTGGTCGTTCCTTCGGGCATATCGATGGCAGAGGCAGCCGCGCTGCCCGAAACCCTGTTCACCGTATGGCACAACCTGTTCCAGCGCGCCTATGCCCGCGATGGCGAGACCGTGCTTGTCCATGGCGGCACCAGCGGCATCGGCACGATGGCGATCAAGCTGGGCAATCTGTTCGGCCTCAAGGTCATCGTCACCTGCGGCAGCGACGACAAATGCGCCGCCGCGCTGGAGATCGGCGCTGCGCATGCCATCAACTACAAGGCGCATGATTTTGTCGAGGAAGTCCAGCGCCTGACCGACGGCAGGGGCGTGGAGATCGTGCTCGACATGGTGGGCGGCAGCTATTTGCCGCGCAACATGGCCTGCCTGGCCGATGATGGCCGCAACGTGACCATCGCAGTGCAGGGCGGCATGAAGGCGGAGATATCGGTGCTGGAGATCATGCGCCGCCGCCTGACGCTGACCGGATCGACGCTGCGCCCGCGCTCGAACGGCTTCAAGGCACTGCTCGCCGACGAGATCGCGCGCGAGGTCTGGCCGCTGGTCGCGACCGGCGAACTCAGCCCGCTGATCCATAGCCGCTATCCGCTGACCGAGGCGGCCAAGGCGCATGCGCAGATGGAATCGGGCGATCTGGTGGGCAAGATCGTGCTCGAAATCGGCCAATAG
- a CDS encoding UDP-2,3-diacylglucosamine diphosphatase yields MALDDFSDPIGAFLAGMQTGDGFAADDFANVTGFPGGQPYSPEPPADARRRYRTVWISDVHLGTRGCNAQMLIDFLDHVDSDTMYLVGDIIDGWRLKKKFYWPAAHNDIVWRILKRAKRGTRIVYIPGNHDEMFRQFSGLNFGGVEIRRAAFHDTADGKRLMVLHGDEFDTIMLAHRWLAFVGDTLYHLLMSLNIGVNWVRQRFGLSYWSLSKMAKHKVKNAVEFISRFEELVARAAAERGVDGVVCGHIHTAEIRQIGGVEYYNDGDWVEGCTALVEHFDGRMEVLHWAEIMKERQAAEAEAQARADREAVAA; encoded by the coding sequence ATGGCACTGGACGATTTCAGCGACCCCATCGGCGCCTTTCTGGCCGGCATGCAGACTGGCGACGGCTTTGCGGCCGACGACTTTGCCAATGTTACCGGCTTTCCGGGCGGCCAGCCCTATAGTCCCGAACCGCCCGCCGACGCACGCCGCCGATACCGCACGGTGTGGATTTCCGACGTGCATCTGGGCACGCGCGGCTGCAATGCGCAGATGCTCATCGACTTTCTCGACCATGTCGACAGCGACACCATGTATCTGGTCGGCGACATCATCGATGGCTGGCGGCTGAAGAAGAAATTCTACTGGCCCGCCGCGCATAACGACATCGTCTGGCGCATCCTGAAGCGCGCCAAGCGGGGGACGCGGATCGTCTATATCCCCGGCAATCATGACGAGATGTTCCGCCAGTTCAGCGGCCTCAATTTCGGCGGGGTCGAAATCCGCCGCGCCGCCTTCCACGATACCGCCGATGGCAAGCGGCTGATGGTGCTGCATGGCGACGAGTTCGACACGATCATGCTGGCGCACCGCTGGCTCGCCTTTGTCGGCGACACGCTCTACCACTTGCTGATGAGCCTCAACATCGGGGTCAACTGGGTGCGGCAGCGCTTTGGCCTGTCCTATTGGTCGCTGTCCAAGATGGCCAAGCACAAGGTCAAGAACGCGGTCGAGTTCATCTCGCGCTTCGAGGAGCTGGTGGCGCGCGCTGCGGCCGAACGCGGCGTCGATGGCGTGGTCTGCGGGCATATCCATACCGCCGAGATCCGCCAGATCGGCGGGGTCGAATATTATAACGATGGCGACTGGGTGGAAGGCTGCACCGCGCTGGTCGAGCATTTCGACGGGCGGATGGAAGTGCTCCATTGGGCCGAGATCATGAAGGAACGCCAGGCCGCCGAGGCCGAGGCACAGGCACGGGCGGACCGCGAGGCGGTTGCGGCCTGA
- a CDS encoding glycosyltransferase family 1 protein produces MKIAIITDAWAPQVNGVVRTLCAVTDRLRALGHELLIVSPDQYASIPCPSYPEIRLALTTRHGVGARLSDFAPDAVHIATEGPLGIAARRFCLDHGYPFTTAYHTQFPDYLARRTGLPAAMFWPFIRWFHSPASAILVSTETVRKQLRAQGLTQLVHWGRGVDLGCFSPTAPVPALYADLPRPIQLYVGRVAVEKNIEAFLSSSHPGSKVVVGDGPAREALSRAYPHAHFVGAQSGEALAGHYAGADVFVFPSRTDTFGLVMIEALACGTPVAAFPVSGPLDVLTPGAGAMDDNLDQAIAAALGLDRADCLAAGRSFTWQASTGQFLDALVPITARLAMAA; encoded by the coding sequence ATGAAGATCGCGATCATCACCGATGCCTGGGCCCCCCAGGTCAACGGCGTGGTGCGCACGCTGTGCGCGGTGACCGATCGGCTGCGCGCGCTGGGGCATGAGCTGCTGATCGTCTCGCCCGATCAATATGCCTCCATCCCCTGCCCGTCCTATCCCGAAATCCGGCTGGCGCTCACGACGCGGCACGGCGTGGGCGCGCGGCTCAGCGACTTTGCCCCCGATGCGGTGCATATCGCCACCGAAGGGCCGCTGGGCATTGCCGCGCGCCGCTTCTGCCTCGATCACGGCTATCCCTTCACCACCGCCTATCACACCCAGTTCCCCGATTATCTGGCGCGGCGCACCGGGCTGCCGGCGGCGATGTTCTGGCCGTTCATCCGCTGGTTCCACAGCCCCGCCTCGGCGATCCTGGTGTCGACCGAGACCGTGCGCAAGCAGCTGCGCGCCCAGGGGCTGACCCAGCTGGTGCATTGGGGGCGCGGCGTCGATCTTGGCTGTTTCAGCCCCACAGCGCCGGTCCCTGCGCTCTATGCCGATCTGCCCCGCCCTATCCAGCTCTATGTCGGGCGCGTGGCGGTGGAAAAGAATATCGAGGCATTCCTCTCGAGCAGCCATCCCGGATCCAAAGTCGTGGTCGGCGATGGTCCCGCGCGCGAAGCCCTGTCCAGGGCCTATCCGCACGCGCATTTCGTCGGCGCGCAATCGGGCGAGGCGCTGGCAGGCCATTATGCCGGGGCCGACGTGTTCGTCTTCCCCAGCCGCACCGACACCTTCGGGCTGGTGATGATCGAGGCGCTGGCCTGCGGCACCCCGGTGGCCGCCTTCCCCGTATCCGGCCCGCTCGACGTGCTGACGCCCGGTGCAGGCGCGATGGACGACAATCTCGACCAGGCCATCGCCGCTGCGCTTGGCCTCGACCGGGCAGACTGCCTGGCTGCCGGCCGCAGCTTCACCTGGCAGGCGAGCACGGGCCAGTTTCTGGACGCTCTCGTGCCGATCACCGCAAGGCTGGCCATGGCGGCGTGA